One window of the Perca fluviatilis chromosome 5, GENO_Pfluv_1.0, whole genome shotgun sequence genome contains the following:
- the LOC120558908 gene encoding 3-beta-hydroxysteroid-Delta(8),Delta(7)-isomerase isoform X2, whose protein sequence is MMDSATGVLHPYWPRDLLIPTYVANDRSMSEILAFLFSVSGVFLLVTWLITGQKGTTGRVGTWRRLAVCWFAVCGFIHGVIEGWFSLYYDIIPGDQSFLSQLWKEYSKGDSRYVIADNFTVCMETVTAWLWGPFSFWAVFAFLTNKPYRFVLQLIISLGQLYGAVLYFYTEHRDGYAHSELGHPIYFWFYFVFMNVLWIIIPLVLIVDAWRQLSAAQTHTDNTKSHKSKRN, encoded by the exons ATGATGGATTCAGCAACTGGAGTTCTTCATCCCTACTGGCCACGGGACCTTTTGATTCCCACGTATGTGGCCAATGACCGATCTATGTCAGAGATTCTGGCGTTCCTGTTTTCTGTGTCTGGGGTGTTTCTGCTTGTGACCTGGCTGATCACGGGCCAGAAAGGGACCACTGGCAGGGTGGGGACATGGAGGCGTCTGGCTGTGTGCTGGTTTGCCGTTTGTGGTTTCATCCATGGCGTCATTGAGGGATGGTTCTCACTGTACTATGATATTATTCCAGGAGACCAGAGCTTCCTGTCACAGCTGT GGAAAGAGTACTCAAAAGGAGACAGTCGATATGTAAT AGCGGATAACTTCACTGTCTGTATGGAGACTGTGACTGCATGGTTATGGGGACCTTTCAGCTTTTGGGCTGTGTTCGCCTTCTTAACTAACAAGCCCTACAGATTTGTTCTGCAGCTCATCATTTCATTAG GCCAGCTGTATGGAGCAGTGCTTTACTTCTACACAGAGCACAGAGATGGTTATGCTCACAGTGAGTTGGGACACCCAATCTACTTCTGGTTCTACTTTGTGTTCATGAACGTGCTGTGGATCATCATACCGCTGGTGCTCATTGTGGATGCATGGAGACAGCTGTCAGCAGcccagacacacactgacaacacaAAGTCACACAAGTCTAAGAGGAACTGA
- the LOC120558908 gene encoding 3-beta-hydroxysteroid-Delta(8),Delta(7)-isomerase isoform X1, with translation MKSVDHPFLKQMMDSATGVLHPYWPRDLLIPTYVANDRSMSEILAFLFSVSGVFLLVTWLITGQKGTTGRVGTWRRLAVCWFAVCGFIHGVIEGWFSLYYDIIPGDQSFLSQLWKEYSKGDSRYVIADNFTVCMETVTAWLWGPFSFWAVFAFLTNKPYRFVLQLIISLGQLYGAVLYFYTEHRDGYAHSELGHPIYFWFYFVFMNVLWIIIPLVLIVDAWRQLSAAQTHTDNTKSHKSKRN, from the exons ATGAAGAGTGTTGACCATCCTTTCTTGAAACAGATGATGGATTCAGCAACTGGAGTTCTTCATCCCTACTGGCCACGGGACCTTTTGATTCCCACGTATGTGGCCAATGACCGATCTATGTCAGAGATTCTGGCGTTCCTGTTTTCTGTGTCTGGGGTGTTTCTGCTTGTGACCTGGCTGATCACGGGCCAGAAAGGGACCACTGGCAGGGTGGGGACATGGAGGCGTCTGGCTGTGTGCTGGTTTGCCGTTTGTGGTTTCATCCATGGCGTCATTGAGGGATGGTTCTCACTGTACTATGATATTATTCCAGGAGACCAGAGCTTCCTGTCACAGCTGT GGAAAGAGTACTCAAAAGGAGACAGTCGATATGTAAT AGCGGATAACTTCACTGTCTGTATGGAGACTGTGACTGCATGGTTATGGGGACCTTTCAGCTTTTGGGCTGTGTTCGCCTTCTTAACTAACAAGCCCTACAGATTTGTTCTGCAGCTCATCATTTCATTAG GCCAGCTGTATGGAGCAGTGCTTTACTTCTACACAGAGCACAGAGATGGTTATGCTCACAGTGAGTTGGGACACCCAATCTACTTCTGGTTCTACTTTGTGTTCATGAACGTGCTGTGGATCATCATACCGCTGGTGCTCATTGTGGATGCATGGAGACAGCTGTCAGCAGcccagacacacactgacaacacaAAGTCACACAAGTCTAAGAGGAACTGA
- the fkbpl gene encoding FK506-binding protein-like produces the protein MDAVHPFETLHGNGDHDGVEVTSWVSVCPRGLWKVQQKLTHKGSRQTVSYSGDDASCSSSYCPRLGSLCRVRVRLKANMDKAESLASEKRNEKLPVQPDQSVTEVTEATAFPRCQDSVLQVPLGDWTTLRLGEGQCDITEACVEGMRAREKCEVLISPVGNGPDVSVSHPDEENLPLCATIELKSFTPGKESWEMSPGDKWQWVKSHKVRGGVRFRSGDVWGAADSYSRALKLLITLHSHVREVEKKEEEAEELKDTKSGDETKQLPSANEFKTIKSELYSNMSLCQLKLKQPQRAKASAAKATQLELGGAKAWYRMGQACQMLNELEEARQAFRKLLELQPESPAALKALKDIASKEKERNAQLGLRLSKMFS, from the exons ATGGATGCTGTTCACCCTTTTGAAACACTGCACGGCAACGGTGATCATGATGGCGTTGAGGTCACCTCCTGGGTGTCGGTGTGTCCAAGAGGCCTCTGGAAAGTCCAGCAAAAGCTGACACACAAAGGGAGTCGACAGACCGTCTCTTATTCTGGAGATGATGCAT CATGTTCATCCAGTTACTGTCCAAGGTTGGGTTCACTGTGTCGAGTCCGAGTGCGGCTCAAAGCTAACATGGATAAGGCAGAGAGTTTAGCATCTGAAAAGAGAAATGAGAAGCTGCCAGTCCAACCTGACCAATCAGTGACTGAGGTTACAGAGGCCACAGCCTTCCCAAGGTGTCAGGACTCTGTGCTGCAGGTCCCACTGGGGGACTGGACAACACTGAGGCTAGGCGAGGGTCAGTGCGATATCACAGAAGCATGTGTGGAGGGgatgagagcgagagagaaatgTGAG GTACTGATTTCTCCTGTGGGAAATGGACCAGATGTCTCAGTTTCCCATCCCGATGAGGAAAACCTGCCTTTATGTGCCACAATTGAACTCAAATCTTTCACACCAGGCAAGGAATCCTGGGAGATGTCTCCTGGTGACAAGTGGCAGTGGGTGAAGTCACACAAAGTGAGGGGAGGAGTAAGATTCAGGAGTGGGGATGTGTGGGGAGCAGCAGACAGCTACAGCCGGGCCCTCAAACTTCTCATCACTCTCCATAGCCATGTTAGAGAGGTGgagaaaaaagaggaagaagcagAGGAGCTGAAAGACACAAAAAGTGGTGATGAAACAAAACAACTTCCTTCAGCTAATGAGTTTAAAACCATTAAATCAGAGCTCTACTCAAACATGTCCTTGTGCCAGCTCAAACTGAAACAACCACAGCGGGCTAAGGCCAGTGCGGCTAAAGCTACTCAGCTGGAACTGGGTGGCGCTAAAGCCTGGTACCGGATGGGCCAAGCCTGCCAGATGTTGAATGAGCTGGAGGAAGCACGGCAGGCGTTTAGGAAACTGCTGGAGCTACAGCCAGAATCCCCTGCTGCTTTGAAGGCACTTAAAGACATAGCAagtaaagagaaagagagaaatgcaCAGTTGGGACTTAGACTCAGCAAAATGTTCAGCTGA